The Corallococcus macrosporus region GAGTACGTCGCGGGCTCCAGCCTCGCGCACGTCCACGCGGCGAGCCGGCCGGAGCTGCTGCCCCTGGGGCCCATCCTGGATGCCATCGCGCAGGCCTGTGACGGGCTCGCGTACGTGCACCGCTTCGTCAACCCGGAGTCGGGCAAGTGGATGGAGTTGATCCACCGCGATGTGTCGCTGGACAACCTGCTGCTGTCCTTCACGGGCACGGTGAAGATCGCCGACTTCGGCATCGTGAAGACGTCCGAGGGCACGCAGACCACGTCCGGCGTGGTGATGGGGAAGCTGGCGTACATGTCCCCGGAGCAGATCCGCGACGAGGTGCTGGACGCGCGGGCGGACCTGTACTCGCTGGGTGTCTGTCTTTATGAGCTGCTGGCCGGACGGCGGCCGTTTCCCATCCAGCGGGGCCGCGCGGTGATGGAGTCGGTGCTGTATGACGCCCCGCCGCCGCTGCCGTCACAGCGTCCGGGCATCCCGGCGTCGCTGGTGTCCCTGGTGGAAGCGCTGCTCGCCAAGGACCGCAAGGCCCGGCCCACGGAGGCCACCGCCGTGGCGAAGGAGCTGCGCGCGGAGCTGGCCCGCCTGGGCGAGTCACCCCTCTTCCCGTCCCGGCTGATGGAGCCGCCCACGGGCGTTCCCGAGAAGAAGCCCCGGAGGCTGCGCCCGGCGATGCCGGAGCAGCCGTCGCCCGTCGAGCCCACGGAGGTGATGAAGCCGGAGGTGCCGCCCACCCTGCCCCTGGAGCCCGCGCCCCCGCTCCGCTCGGAGGCGCCGACCCAGGCGCTGAGGCCCGCTTCGCCCGCGAAGCGGTTCCGGCCTTCCGAGCCGGCACCGTCCTCGCGTGCTCCGTGGTTCAAGTGGGTGGTGGAGCTGATCAGCAGCCGCAGGCGCCGTTGACTGACTGATATTGATATTCCGTGTGCGTGTAGTTGCCCGCCGCGTCGAAGCACACGCGGTAGCTGGACTGCTCGATGAGGGTGCCCGGCTTGTCGTAAACGGTCAAATCCAAACGCAGTGGCAATCAACGGCTGGCAATCCATTGCTTCACCGCCGCCAGCTCGCGCCGGGTCATGGGGCCGCCCTGGGTAAAGCCTTGCTCCGCCTGCTTCGCCAGCGTCATCGCCCGCGCGTGCTCCGCCGGCTGACTCCAGAGCGCCTGCGCGAGCGCGAAGTGTGTCATCGCCGCGTCCACCGGATTCCAGCCCAATGGCGCCAGCACCCGCTCGGACGTCTCCAGTAGTTCTCGCGCGCTGTCGCCCTGCCCCAGTTGAAAGTACGCGAGCCCCAGCGCCGTGCGGCTGTGGATGGTGCGCGCATGCTCCGCGCCCAGCGCGCGCGACTTGGACTCCAGCGCCGCGCGCAGCAGCGGCACCGCCTCCTTCGGCCGCCCCTGCGCCACCATCAGCCGTCCGACGTCCTCCTCCAGCGTGTCGACCGCGAACTCCTCCGGCGGCAACACCTTGCGCTGGAGCGCCAGCCCTTCCTGGAAGTGCGTTAGCGCGTCCGCGTCCCGCTCCAGCCGCTCCTCCGCGCCCGCCAGGGCCTTCAGCGAATCAATGGCCTCACGGCTCTCCGCGCCGAATCCCTGACGCATGCCCTCCAGCGCCTGCCGATGCAGCGCGAGCGCCCGGTCCGGCGCGCCCAACGACTCCTGCACCAGCGCGAGGTCATGCAGCAGCAACAATGTCTGGGAATTGAGCGGCCCCAGGGTCTGCTGCCGCAGCGTGTAGGCGCGTTGCAGCCACTCCAGCGCCTTGGGCAGGTTCCCCGCCTCCTGCTCCGCGAAGCCCAGGTTGGTGAGCGTGCCCGCGAGCAGCGGATGCTCCGGCCCCAGCCGCTCCTCGTAGATGGCGAGCGCCTTCTGGTACAGCGCGGTGGCCTCCGCCTTCTTGCCCTGGCGCAGCATCACCATGCCCAGGTTGTTGAAGACCTTCCCCGTGTCCACGTGCGTGGGCCCCAGGGTGCGCTCGCGCAGCGCCAGGGCCCGCGTGTAGTGCCCCAGCGCGGCGTCGAGCCCGCCCTCGTTCATCGCGAGGATGCCCTCGTGGTTGGCGAGCCGACCTTCCAGGTCCGGCGCGGAGCCCAGCCGTTCGATGAGCGCGTGCGCCTGTGCGATCCACAGGTGGGCCTCGGGGAACCACTCGGGCTCGTTGCTCAGGCCGAGCACCAGCTCCGTGGCCACCTGGAGCGCCACCTCGTCATGCCGTCCCGCCGTGGCCGCGGCCATGGCCTCGTGCCACGTGGCGCGCGCGTCGCGCGACTGGTTCATGCGGTGGTGGGCCCAGCCCAGGACGTGGAGCGCCTCCGCCTCCACGGGCCGGTAGTGCGTCGCGTGCGCGGCCTCCACCGCCGCCTGGGCCACGGGCACCGCCTGCGCGTAGCGGCCCGTGTCGAGCAGCGCCTGCGCATGCGTCACGTCCTGGCGCACGGCCTCCACGCGGGCACGGGCCGCCGCGTCCTCCGGCGGGGGCACCGCGGCGGAGAGCGCCTCCACGTTCGCGCAGCCCGACACGCCTCGCAGTGCATCCACCGCCTCCGCGCTGCGCTGCACCAGCGCCACGTCCGCGTGGGCCAGCTCCGCCCCCAGCGCGTCCACCGCCCGCAGGCGCCGGTCCAGGCACGCCATGCGCAGCGCCAGGTGCGCCTCCGGCTGCTCGCCCGTCACGCGCGTGGCCTCGCAGGCCTGGCGGTGCATGCGGCTCCACTCCGTCGCGTACGCATCCAGCGCGCGCTCCACGCGGTCGAAGGCGCCGTCCGCGTCCTTCGCGCCGCTCTTCTCGAAGGCCTCCGCCACCGCCGCCTTCTGCTCGGGGCCCCACACGCGCGCGAACAACTTGGGCGAGCCGCTGCACGGCGTGGGCCTCACCCACGCCACACCCACGCCGAGGAAGAGCCCGGCCACCACCGCGAGCGAACGTCCCGCGAGCTTCTTCCGTCCAGCCTCCGGGTCGTTCTCCAGCGCCGCCAGCAGCGCCTCCATGGAGGCGAAGCGCTGCTCCGGCGCGACGGACAGGCCCTGCGCGAGCACGCGGTGCACCCAGCCCGGGACGGCCGGATGCGCGGGCGGCTCCAGCTCCACCCGGGGCACCACCGCGCCCTGTGGGGCCCGCTGCGAGTCCAGCAGCGTCACCGCCATGCGCCGCAGCGTCCCCTCCTCGAAGGGGCGCTGACCGGTGAGCGCCTCGTAGACGGACACGCAATAGCTGAACTGATCCGCGCGCGCGTCCGGGCCCCGTCCGGCGTACTGCTCCGGCGCCATGTACGCGGGCGTTCCCACCAGCGCTCCCGTCGCCGTGAGCCGCGTGTCCAGCGGCCCCTCCAGCAGCGCCGCCGGCGGCACCGCGGCTCCGGCCTCCGTGCTCACGCCCGCGTCGGACGCGATGCCGAAGTCCGTCACCCAGACACCACCGTCGCGGCCCAGGAGCACGTTGTCTGGCTTGAAGTCGCGGTGGACGAGCCCCGCCGCGTGCGCCGCCGCCAGTCCCTGTCCCATCGCGCGGCACACGGCCAGCACCTGGCGCTGGGGATGCGGCCCCTCGCGCAGCCACTGCCGCAGCGTGCCGCCCTCCACGCGGGCCATGGCGATGAACACCCGCCCCTCGTGCGTGCCCACGTCATGCACCGTGAGCACGTTTGGATGCGACAGGCGCGCCATCGCCTGGGCCTCGCGCACCAGCCGCAGCGCGCGGGCGTTCTCCTCCTCGTCCGGCAGGCGCCGCTCGTTCAGCAGCTTGATGGCGACGGTGCGACGCAGCTCCGGGTCGAACGCCTCGAAGACCTCGCCCATGCCGCCGCGTCCCAGCCGCGCCAGCAGCACGTAGCGGCCCACGCGCGTCGCATGGAGCGGACGCTCCGGTCCGCTGGAGTCACCCGTCGGGTGCCCGGTGTTCGGCGCCTGGGAGGCGGTGTCTTGTGAGGGCCGGGAGGTCTTCATCCCCGCCAGCCTATCGCTTCCCGGTTATTCCCATCTAACCCAGTTTGGCGGAGCCTGCTTGCTATTCAACCTGCCGTCCGTGTCACACTGGCCGGATGAATCGCGTCCTACTTCTGGCCGCACTGGTGAGCCTCGTCGCGTGCAAGGGCAACATCGGGCCAAGCACCAACAACGGAGGCCCCAACGACGGAGGCCCCAACAACCCCGGGGAGCCCGTTGAGCCCGGGGGAAACCAGGCCGCCGCGTGCGTGGTGCAGTCCGCGCTCGCCAACCGTTGCGCCAGTTGTCACGGCGCGATGCCGACACAGGGGGCGACGATGCCGCTGCGCACCCTGCACGACATGCGGGTGAGCTCGGCGGTGGATGGGAAGCTCAGCAACGCCCAGCGCGCGCTCATCCGCATGCGCGACGACACGTCTCCGATGCCGCCGGCCCCGCATGAGCGCGCGAGCTCGGCCGAGCGCACCGCGCTCGAGACCTGGATCAAGGAGGGGATGCCCCTCTGCAGTGGCACGGACGGCCCGCCCGTGACCGTGGTGGCCGAGCCCAACCTGCTCGATCAGTCCGCGCTCTTCTCCTGCACCGAAGGCGTGCGCTCGGATGCGCCGACGCGCATCCGCCGCATGAACCGGCGCGAGTTCACCCGCAACGTCGGTGGCTCGGTCGAGCGCAGCTGGACAGGGTTCAGCTTCTACGACAACCCGCTCGATCCCAGCGCCATCGAGCAGTACAGCTCCTGGGCCTCGGACGAGACGCTGGACGAGGCCACGGTGGAGCTCTTCCTGCCGGTGGTCGGCGCGGCCGCCGCGCCGTGGACGATGAACTACCCGGACGGCAACCGGATGGAGCGCGTCTATACCGACCGCCGCTTCAGCTGCATGTTCAACGACGCGAACCCGAGCGACACCTGCAAGCGCTTCCACCTGGGCCAGATGCTCGAGTTCGGCGTCTTCTTCCGGCCGCCCACCGAGGATGAGCTCACCCGCCTCACCGCCTTCGCCACCGCGGTCATCGCGCAGGAACCGAGCTACTCCGCGCAGATCCGCGCGGACTCCATCACGCGGATCTCCAACGCCGCGTGGATGATGACCGGCGCCATGTTCCGCCGCGAGATGGGTGGCAAGCCAGCCGACGGTCGCGTGGAGCTGAGCAGCCTGGAGCTGGGCTCGCAGCTGGCCTACGCGCTGGGAGGTCGCGCGCCCTCGGCCACACCGAGCTTCGTGTATCCGTACTACTCCGCGCCCCTGGAGGGCCATCTGGCGGACGTGGCCCTTGCCGCGAAGGATGGCTCGCTCACGCAGGATGCGACGACCGCCGCCTTGATCAAGAAGCACCTGGGCGGCGTCGACACCCAGGAGAACGGGACACCGCGCTTCGATCTGGTGCAGGACTACAACGAGGACCAGCGCTCCAAGCGCGGGCAGTACTGGCTGGGTGACGGCGTCGCGGGCTTCTTCCGCGAGTGGCTCGGCTACGGGCACGTGTCCGCGGTGTTCAAGGAGTCTCCGGCGGCGACCTCGCGCTTCGAGCTCGAGGGGCTCGGCTACATCAGCTCGGTTTCGTACGACAACCTGCTCACCAACTTCCATCCGCTGGAGCCGACCTTCATCCAGCAGTTCGACGATCTGATCGCGCGGGTGGTCGTCGAGGATCAGGACGTGCTGGCGAACCTGCTCACCACGCGCACGTTCTACGTGCCCTCCATGCAGAACGCGGCGTACGACTCGCACAAGGGCCTCTCGTTCCCCTACAACGTCAGCGAGATCCTCCCGGCGACCGTCGCGGGCCGCTGGAAGACGCTGCCTGCCACGGAGCGCGCGGGCGTGCTGACCCACCCGGTGTGGCTGGCCGCGCATGGCGGCAACTTCGAGGACGATCCGTCCATCGTCCACCGCGGCAAGTGGGTGCGCGAGAAGCTGCTGTGCGGCTTCGTCCCGCCGCTCAGCAGCGTGCAGGTGGCGGCCCAGGTCGGCGCTCACGCCGCCGACAAGAACGCGCGCCGCCGCCTGCAGGAGGCCACCGCCGGAGCGCAGTGTCAGGGCTGTCACCGTCTGATGGAACCGCTCGGCCTGCCCTTCGAGATCTACAACCACGCGGGCTTCCTGCGCGCGCAGGATCACTCGCCCAGCGGAGGCTGGACCACGCCGGACGGCAGCTCGACGCTCACGTCGATGCCGGACCCCGCGCTGGACGGCCCGGTGCGCGACGCGGTGGAGCTGAGCGAGCGGCTGGCGGCCTCGGGGCACGTGAAGCGCTGCTTCGTGCGACAGGCGTTCCGCTACTTCATGGGCCGCCCGGAGAACCTGACCGACGCCTGCACGCTGACGCGGATGGAGC contains the following coding sequences:
- a CDS encoding serine/threonine-protein kinase, with product MKTSRPSQDTASQAPNTGHPTGDSSGPERPLHATRVGRYVLLARLGRGGMGEVFEAFDPELRRTVAIKLLNERRLPDEEENARALRLVREAQAMARLSHPNVLTVHDVGTHEGRVFIAMARVEGGTLRQWLREGPHPQRQVLAVCRAMGQGLAAAHAAGLVHRDFKPDNVLLGRDGGVWVTDFGIASDAGVSTEAGAAVPPAALLEGPLDTRLTATGALVGTPAYMAPEQYAGRGPDARADQFSYCVSVYEALTGQRPFEEGTLRRMAVTLLDSQRAPQGAVVPRVELEPPAHPAVPGWVHRVLAQGLSVAPEQRFASMEALLAALENDPEAGRKKLAGRSLAVVAGLFLGVGVAWVRPTPCSGSPKLFARVWGPEQKAAVAEAFEKSGAKDADGAFDRVERALDAYATEWSRMHRQACEATRVTGEQPEAHLALRMACLDRRLRAVDALGAELAHADVALVQRSAEAVDALRGVSGCANVEALSAAVPPPEDAAARARVEAVRQDVTHAQALLDTGRYAQAVPVAQAAVEAAHATHYRPVEAEALHVLGWAHHRMNQSRDARATWHEAMAAATAGRHDEVALQVATELVLGLSNEPEWFPEAHLWIAQAHALIERLGSAPDLEGRLANHEGILAMNEGGLDAALGHYTRALALRERTLGPTHVDTGKVFNNLGMVMLRQGKKAEATALYQKALAIYEERLGPEHPLLAGTLTNLGFAEQEAGNLPKALEWLQRAYTLRQQTLGPLNSQTLLLLHDLALVQESLGAPDRALALHRQALEGMRQGFGAESREAIDSLKALAGAEERLERDADALTHFQEGLALQRKVLPPEEFAVDTLEEDVGRLMVAQGRPKEAVPLLRAALESKSRALGAEHARTIHSRTALGLAYFQLGQGDSARELLETSERVLAPLGWNPVDAAMTHFALAQALWSQPAEHARAMTLAKQAEQGFTQGGPMTRRELAAVKQWIASR
- a CDS encoding DUF1588 domain-containing protein, with protein sequence MNRVLLLAALVSLVACKGNIGPSTNNGGPNDGGPNNPGEPVEPGGNQAAACVVQSALANRCASCHGAMPTQGATMPLRTLHDMRVSSAVDGKLSNAQRALIRMRDDTSPMPPAPHERASSAERTALETWIKEGMPLCSGTDGPPVTVVAEPNLLDQSALFSCTEGVRSDAPTRIRRMNRREFTRNVGGSVERSWTGFSFYDNPLDPSAIEQYSSWASDETLDEATVELFLPVVGAAAAPWTMNYPDGNRMERVYTDRRFSCMFNDANPSDTCKRFHLGQMLEFGVFFRPPTEDELTRLTAFATAVIAQEPSYSAQIRADSITRISNAAWMMTGAMFRREMGGKPADGRVELSSLELGSQLAYALGGRAPSATPSFVYPYYSAPLEGHLADVALAAKDGSLTQDATTAALIKKHLGGVDTQENGTPRFDLVQDYNEDQRSKRGQYWLGDGVAGFFREWLGYGHVSAVFKESPAATSRFELEGLGYISSVSYDNLLTNFHPLEPTFIQQFDDLIARVVVEDQDVLANLLTTRTFYVPSMQNAAYDSHKGLSFPYNVSEILPATVAGRWKTLPATERAGVLTHPVWLAAHGGNFEDDPSIVHRGKWVREKLLCGFVPPLSSVQVAAQVGAHAADKNARRRLQEATAGAQCQGCHRLMEPLGLPFEIYNHAGFLRAQDHSPSGGWTTPDGSSTLTSMPDPALDGPVRDAVELSERLAASGHVKRCFVRQAFRYFMGRPENLTDACTLTRMEQAYDQNKGSFSKMLTTLMTSDTWKTRRVPQAGE
- a CDS encoding serine/threonine protein kinase, with protein sequence MNDVQRFGPYRVLRDIGEGGMGRVSLAEREGWEEPVVLKRIHSEHAADARFRRRLLREAEVAAGLHHLNVVRVLETGVIDDQVYLSMEYVAGSSLAHVHAASRPELLPLGPILDAIAQACDGLAYVHRFVNPESGKWMELIHRDVSLDNLLLSFTGTVKIADFGIVKTSEGTQTTSGVVMGKLAYMSPEQIRDEVLDARADLYSLGVCLYELLAGRRPFPIQRGRAVMESVLYDAPPPLPSQRPGIPASLVSLVEALLAKDRKARPTEATAVAKELRAELARLGESPLFPSRLMEPPTGVPEKKPRRLRPAMPEQPSPVEPTEVMKPEVPPTLPLEPAPPLRSEAPTQALRPASPAKRFRPSEPAPSSRAPWFKWVVELISSRRRR